The Arachis ipaensis cultivar K30076 chromosome B07, Araip1.1, whole genome shotgun sequence genomic interval cgaattcaagtaataattattcaccacgaccggcccttctgtatcttccggcataaagtacaccgactttgtagaacaatcaagcaggacatggttctcagataaccagtccaatcccaagataagatcaagaccgatcatcagtaagcagattaaattatggacaaaatcacgctgcttgaacctaaacaaaactttcgggcatcctagcctagttaccaNNNNNNNNNNNNNNNNNNNNNNNNNNNNNNNNNNNNNNNNNNNNNNNNNNNNNNNNNNNNNNNNNNNNNNNNNNNNNNNNNNNNNNNNNNNNNNNNNNNNNNNNNNNNNNNNNNNNNNNNNNNNNNNNNNNNNNNNNNNNNNNNNNNNNNNNNNNNNNNNNNNNNNNNNNNNNNNTCCCTCTTGAAagacggacctctaggtgcaaagctcttgcctcggttctgtggaaacgatcctttgtgacttcctttctcaacggttgccctcttcacacactcttcagcaaccctacacttgttcaccaactcggagaaagttctaatctccattggtcccactgaactgaaaATATCACTCcagagtcctccttcgtacttaacacacttccattcctcatattccaccggagtcccttgacacatacgagagaatctgaacagctcctcaaacttgtcagtatactcagatatggacatagtaccctgcttcagctgcaacaattcaagctccttggccgtcctagcagaagtcggaaagtacttcttatagaactcctcttggaagacatcccaggtgatataatcatcaccctgctgcagaaggcgtcggattccttgccaccaatgcgacgcttccccagtgagcaaataggtagcgaactctacacgctgcccttcaggtaccacctgcgcttgcagtgctcgttccatggctTGAAACCacgtatcggcttcagtcggactagtggttcccttgaacttagggggattaaccttcaaaaagtttgccagtgtcagcgggccctgaactccacctccatcATTACCATGGTtattcatctgttgaccaagagccgcagcagtggcttgcatagcagcagccatattctccaacgcagtcataaagttcaacgggtcattagggttagtctccggcgcacgagcattcgtatgtcctctcccacggcctctaccgcgtccacgaggcgccatctagttcctatacacaccaaacaatcgatattaagttgatcagtctcaatctcggaagtttagtgcttcaaagtccgaaatgcatgctcatgaatgtttatgccaattatatcaagcagatatactaacagcacataacacacatacagagaatgcacagaagcatagtcagtccattcctcaggctctacaggaacgaactgctctgataccataatgtaacaccctaccatacagagtcttatgcttaagtcataattcagagatggcaaggtattacgacctctaaaacaaaaatttagtacgtatagtagtatgaatNNNNNNNNNNNNNNNNNNNNNNNNtaagtggtgagatcggaggcttagaagtatgaaatttggcttttaaaactcaaaaatcaactttgggatgaaaacagggccacgcgtacgcgcactccacgcgcacgcgtggatggccttaaaactcatcgatgcgtaagcgtcatacgcgcgaatctagggttttggtttagtttagttgggccaagggcccactttgggtccggttggcccggtttggcccgttcggtccaatcttagtccgatttctataaaattggtaccgaaattctcgtctcaatttcctctatcatattaagccataaaaataacatttttggctttctagaataaattctcatttatgggttaattagccgttaattaaccggatctTACATTTATTATCactatttattgattttttagtttatttatttatttatatttaatttccgTACTTATAGGTATCAGGCCAGAAAGAGAGAATAGAGAAAGAGTAAAGTTCTGGTGTATGAGGAATAAATTGATAATCAACTGAATTAGAGTAATTACATGTGTATCTCACAATATATGGTTATAAAGAATGCTGACTAGGACAATAACAAACTCATTAATAAACTATTAGCAATCCTAACAATAAGCTAGGAATAAGCTGACTTCCTTTATCTCCTTCATTCCCCCTCAAATGAAGGTTGTTTTGTCAACAATCTTGAGTTTGTTTTTAAATTCActgaacaaagaagaagaaatgggtTTCGTGAAAATATTGTAATCTGCTGCACAACAGAGACATGAACAACCTAAACTCGACCTTTCATGACATGATCCCTAGCAAAATGAATGTCTAATTCAACATGTTTAGATTTAGAATGTAAAACTGGATTTGTAGCTAACATAACTACACTGAGATTATCATAGTAAATCACAGGCAGTTTGGTCATTGGGGGCATGAATAGCATGCAGCAAATTCTGAATGGAGACTGCTTCTGCAACTGCATCAGCCACACCCTGATATTTGGCCTCTGTGCTCGATCGAGAGACTGCATGATGTTTCTTTGAAGACcaagaaattaaattagatcCCAGAAATACACAATAATCGTTGGTTGATTTCCGATCATCAAGATCAGACCCCCAATCAGAATCGGTATAAATTGTGAGGTGTGAGCTCTTTAGCCAGTTGAATCCACAAACCAAAGCGAGCAGTGCCACTGATGTATCGCAAAATGCGCTTACTACCTTCCAATATGCTTCAAGAGGCTTCTACATGAATTGACACATTCAATTTATGCAATAAGCTAACTCTAGCCGTGTGATTGTGAGGTAGAGCTGGATCACCGAAGGGAGGACTGCCAATTTTGCTAAGTTTCAGAGAGGAAGGGATTCGAGTTGCATATGGCTTGCAGCCAACCATATTGGCTTTTCTTAAGATGTCATTGACATACTTAGTTTGAGATAACAGAAGACCGCCATCAGCAGTGTGTGTTACTTCTAATCCAAGAAAATAATGCAGGTTCCCCATGTATTTCATGGCAAAATGAGAGCTAAGTTGAGTAATTACCTCAGCGATACACTGATTTGAGCTGCCAATAACAATGATATCATCAACGTATATGAGCACATAAGTCAAACGTCCAATAGAAAGTTTTATAAACAAGGATGTATCAGCCTTTGTGGTAGTAAACCCATGCTGTTGTAGTACCCTAGAGACCTTTGTGTACCAAGTTCGAGGAGCTTGTTTGAGTCCATACAGGGACTTGGATAGCTTGCAAACTAAAGTTGAATTTTTTTCATAACCAGGGAGCTTTTTCATATAAACTTCCTCAAAGAGATCACTATTAAGGAAGGCTTTGTTCACATCCAATTGCCAAATATTTCACCCTTTAGAGACAGCAAGAGATAACACCATTCGAATTGAAGTGGGGCGAATGACAGGGCTTAAAGTCTCTTTGAAATCCACCTCAGGTTGTTGGCTAAAGCCCTGAGCAACTAA includes:
- the LOC107606913 gene encoding uncharacterized protein LOC107606913, whose translation is MVLLRRGSPSLPRDNTGDAGGEQSGDWAARPFSPFAVLPFTSDLLCDGAGMVARLDWVWPRWFEEGGNVCGVAAELGERVTGHGSNQCIAEVITQLSSHFAMKYMGNLHYFLGLEVTHTADGGLLLSQTKYVNDILRKANMKPLEAYWKVVSAFCDTSVALLALVCGFNWLKSSHLTIYTDSDWGSDLDDRKSTNDYCVFLGSNLISWSSKKHHAVSRSSTEAKYQGVADAVAEAVSIQNLLHAIHAPNDQTACDLL